Proteins encoded in a region of the Stieleria neptunia genome:
- the polX gene encoding DNA polymerase/3'-5' exonuclease PolX codes for MDNATIANVFDELAELLEFKGENPFRIRAYTQGAKAIRDLDESVADIVADPNRKLSDLAGIGKTLAEKTETLLQTGSLPQLEKLREEVPEVLIQMARVPGLGAKKAAKLQKELDIDSLADLRAACESGSVAKIKGFGEKTAQAILDGLSIAEQAAERIRWAEGDALAQSIGRHMESCPAIETMQWAGSYRRGRETIGDLDLLAVASDRDAAMDHLEAYGDRSQTIARGDTKISIRVGKAFQVDMRCVDANQFGAALQYFTGSQAHNVHTRRIAKDKGLKINEYGVFRVEDETQIAGATEEDVYAAIGLPWIAPELREDRNEFKLAAAGELPELITQDDIRGDLHMHTTATDGQNTIREMADAAIARGLKYIAITDHSKRVTMAMGLDADRLRDQWAMIDEIRPEYEGKLVILKGIECDILESGGMDLPDDVLAEADWVLASVHYGQRQPREKITERILGAIENEHVDCIAHPTGRLINRRPPYDVDMDAVMKAAAAGGTLMELNANPARLDLNDVHLAAAKKLGIPIVISTDAHTLDGLDVMQYGIKQARRGGLTKADVANTKTFKQFAKLL; via the coding sequence ATGGACAATGCCACCATCGCAAACGTTTTCGACGAACTCGCGGAACTGCTTGAATTCAAGGGCGAAAACCCGTTTCGCATCCGGGCGTACACGCAGGGCGCCAAAGCCATCCGCGACCTGGACGAATCGGTGGCCGACATCGTCGCCGATCCGAATCGAAAGTTAAGCGACCTGGCCGGCATCGGAAAAACACTTGCCGAGAAAACCGAAACGCTGCTGCAAACCGGCTCGCTGCCCCAACTGGAAAAGCTTCGAGAAGAGGTCCCCGAGGTTCTGATCCAAATGGCGCGGGTGCCAGGTCTGGGTGCCAAGAAAGCGGCCAAGCTGCAGAAGGAACTCGACATCGATTCACTCGCCGACCTTCGCGCCGCGTGCGAATCCGGCTCCGTCGCCAAGATCAAGGGTTTTGGCGAAAAAACGGCCCAAGCAATCTTGGACGGTTTGTCGATTGCCGAACAAGCCGCCGAGCGAATCCGCTGGGCCGAAGGCGACGCGTTGGCGCAATCGATCGGCCGACACATGGAATCGTGCCCGGCGATCGAGACCATGCAGTGGGCCGGATCCTACCGACGCGGACGCGAAACCATCGGCGACCTGGACCTGTTGGCTGTCGCCTCCGATCGCGACGCCGCAATGGATCACCTGGAAGCCTACGGCGACCGATCACAAACGATCGCCCGCGGCGACACCAAGATTTCGATCCGCGTCGGCAAAGCGTTCCAAGTCGACATGCGATGCGTCGATGCCAACCAGTTCGGCGCGGCGCTGCAGTACTTCACCGGATCGCAAGCCCACAACGTGCACACGCGGCGGATCGCCAAAGACAAGGGACTGAAAATCAACGAGTACGGCGTGTTCCGCGTCGAAGATGAAACGCAAATCGCCGGCGCCACCGAAGAGGATGTCTACGCTGCGATCGGTCTGCCGTGGATCGCTCCGGAACTGCGCGAAGACCGCAACGAATTCAAACTGGCCGCCGCCGGAGAGCTTCCCGAACTGATCACGCAAGACGACATTCGCGGCGACTTGCACATGCACACCACGGCAACGGACGGCCAGAACACGATCCGCGAAATGGCCGACGCCGCGATCGCGCGGGGGCTGAAGTACATCGCGATCACCGACCACAGCAAACGTGTGACGATGGCGATGGGGCTGGACGCCGATCGCTTGCGCGACCAGTGGGCGATGATCGATGAAATCCGGCCGGAGTACGAAGGGAAACTGGTGATCCTGAAAGGCATCGAATGCGACATCCTGGAATCCGGCGGCATGGATTTACCCGACGATGTCCTGGCCGAAGCCGATTGGGTGTTGGCCAGCGTCCACTATGGACAACGTCAACCGCGCGAGAAAATCACCGAACGGATTCTCGGCGCGATCGAAAACGAACACGTCGACTGCATCGCCCACCCGACCGGCCGACTGATCAATCGACGCCCGCCCTATGACGTCGACATGGATGCGGTGATGAAAGCCGCCGCGGCGGGTGGCACCCTGATGGAACTCAACGCCAACCCGGCCCGCCTGGACCTCAACGACGTGCACTTGGCGGCCGCGAAAAAGCTGGGCATCCCGATCGTCATCAGCACCGACGCGCACACCCTCGACGGCCTGGACGTGATGCAATACGGCATCAAACAAGCCCGCCGCGGAGGCCTGACCAAAGCCGACGTCGCCAACACGAAAACCTTCAAGCAGTTCGCCAAACTGCTGTAG
- a CDS encoding metallophosphoesterase family protein, with protein sequence MDQRKRLATFVQISDLHFASIDPRTGAQVVPAWLNKMWANVSIFDGLLGHSHKSLVQLSRYVASMRRRENAEVIFTGDVTSCGRPDQFDLADDYLATQLLPPIGNHIGLHASTWRDLGIAGNHDQWPGNGWMLGNPNGAVNIYFSGLPDVSQTRPLPDGRLIRFVRIDSDADISPHSLNRAMARGAFQSQLMVADKMLDGLGRCADEIRVMLIHHSYQCRGKTLSMKSASHQALSHFLADHRISVVMTGHLHVPLVHRFVPPVPESNRVLETRCGTTTQADRVPLEWKSIRGKFPKRAFPKNTLLLHRLFADSRGQVFWSVEVIERTRVEFKPVKGLKPKEIKVYPYG encoded by the coding sequence GTGGATCAGCGCAAGCGACTAGCAACATTTGTACAGATTTCTGACCTTCACTTCGCGTCAATCGATCCACGAACCGGTGCACAGGTCGTCCCGGCGTGGTTGAACAAGATGTGGGCCAACGTGTCAATCTTTGATGGCCTACTTGGTCACAGTCACAAGTCACTCGTACAGCTTTCCCGCTATGTCGCGTCGATGCGCCGCCGCGAGAACGCCGAAGTGATCTTTACCGGTGACGTGACCAGTTGCGGCAGGCCCGACCAATTCGACCTCGCCGATGACTATTTGGCGACGCAGCTGCTGCCACCGATTGGGAACCACATCGGCTTGCATGCGTCGACATGGCGCGACTTAGGCATCGCAGGAAATCACGACCAATGGCCGGGTAATGGTTGGATGTTGGGGAATCCAAACGGAGCCGTCAACATTTACTTTTCCGGGCTGCCTGATGTCAGTCAAACGCGTCCGCTTCCTGACGGGCGACTCATTCGCTTTGTCCGCATCGACTCTGATGCAGACATTTCCCCTCATAGCTTAAACCGGGCCATGGCTCGAGGCGCGTTTCAGAGTCAATTGATGGTCGCTGATAAGATGCTAGACGGTCTGGGTCGCTGCGCAGACGAAATCCGGGTGATGTTAATCCATCATTCGTATCAATGCCGGGGCAAGACGCTGAGCATGAAATCTGCGTCACACCAGGCACTCAGTCATTTCTTGGCGGATCATCGCATCTCCGTGGTCATGACCGGGCACCTACACGTGCCGCTGGTACACCGATTTGTGCCGCCCGTGCCAGAATCAAACCGTGTCCTGGAAACACGATGCGGTACGACGACCCAAGCCGACCGAGTGCCACTTGAATGGAAATCAATCCGTGGCAAGTTTCCGAAAAGAGCGTTTCCGAAGAACACGCTGTTACTACACCGGCTATTCGCAGACAGCCGTGGTCAGGTGTTCTGGTCGGTGGAGGTAATTGAACGAACTCGCGTGGAGTTCAAGCCTGTAAAAGGATTGAAGCCCAAAGAGATCAAAGTCTATCCCTATGGCTGA